In the Pseudomonas orientalis genome, one interval contains:
- the pdxJ gene encoding pyridoxine 5'-phosphate synthase: MSTSNRILLGVNIDHVATLRQARGTRYPDPVKAALDAEEAGADGITVHLREDRRHIQERDVLLLKDVLQTRMNFEMGVTEEMMQFAERIRPAHICLVPETRQELTTEGGLDVAGQEARIKAAVERLSKIGSEVSLFIDADERQIQASRRVGAPAIELHTGRYADATTPTDVAEELQRIIDGVNCGLHEGLIVNAGHGLHYHNVEAVAAIKGINELNIGHALVAHALFVGFKGAVAEMKALILAAART; encoded by the coding sequence TCAATATCGACCACGTCGCCACCCTGCGCCAGGCCCGGGGCACCCGCTACCCTGACCCGGTCAAGGCCGCGCTGGACGCCGAAGAAGCGGGCGCCGACGGCATCACCGTGCACCTGCGCGAAGACCGCCGCCACATCCAGGAGCGCGACGTGCTGCTGCTCAAGGACGTGCTGCAAACCCGCATGAATTTCGAAATGGGCGTGACCGAAGAAATGATGCAGTTCGCCGAGCGCATCCGCCCGGCGCACATTTGCCTGGTGCCGGAAACCCGCCAGGAACTGACCACCGAAGGCGGTCTCGACGTGGCCGGCCAGGAAGCGCGGATCAAGGCTGCCGTGGAGCGCCTGTCGAAGATCGGCAGCGAAGTGTCGTTGTTCATCGACGCTGACGAGCGCCAGATCCAGGCCTCACGCCGCGTCGGCGCCCCGGCCATCGAACTGCACACGGGTCGCTATGCCGATGCCACCACGCCGACCGACGTCGCCGAAGAACTGCAACGCATCATCGACGGTGTGAACTGCGGCCTTCACGAAGGCCTGATCGTCAACGCCGGCCATGGCCTGCACTACCACAACGTCGAAGCCGTGGCGGCGATCAAGGGCATCAACGAACTGAATATCGGCCATGCGCTGGTGGCCCACGCGCTGTTCGTCGGTTTCAAAGGCGCGGTGGCCGAGATGAAGGCGCTGATCCTGGCGGCCGCCAGAACCTGA